In Sphingobacterium sp. R2, the genomic stretch TACGACGATTTCCTGTAGCAGCATACATATATGCTAGAGCGGATAAATAATGCCCGCCGATATGTCCATCTAATCCCGTATTTTCCCAATTGGTATAAGATTCTTTTTTCAATGGTAAACTGGCTTCACGCAAAAAGGGAGCCAGCAGTCGGTCTGGATCCATTTCCAATAAATAATTAATATCCAGATCTTCGGCATGTTTAAAAAAACCAGGCAACAACCTTACCTCTCTTAAATCGAAATAATTTAATCGGGGTGTTGTTTGGGCGTCAAGCGCCAAACTAAATAAACATGCAAGAACGCTGTGGAAAAATTTGTTTTTTAAAATCATATCGAATGAAATTATCGTGTGTTTTTAACAAGATCTGATGAGCTTGTCTGGTTAGCAATTATGTAAGAGGAACGGTAAATCAAAGATATTAAATGTGTTACTTATTTTAAATGTTTTTTTTACATTTATAGTTCTTTGTTCTAAAATAGGCGATAATTTTTGCGAATCAGGTGATCATCATGAGGCATAATTTCAAAGTTGAGTGGAATGTGGGTGTTTTAATTTTGTATATGACCATATGAAAAATAAAGTTGATCCACTAGTTTTTTTAGCTATACTTGTATATGAATAAAGTTAAAAGTATTGTAGTTTTTTGTGCTTCCAGTTTAGGTAATTCGGCAATTTATGAAGTACAGGCTTCCCATGTTGGTCAGGTTTTGGCTAAATCTGGTATTCGTTTAGTTTATGGTGGTGGACGCGTTGGCTTAATGGGTGCTGTTGCGAATGGAGCTCTCGCTCAGGAGGGGGAGGTAATCGGAGTTATTCCTGACTTTTTAAATTCGAAAGAAAGAGAACATACGGGAGTAACAAAACTGATTACTGTAGATACCATGCACGACCGTAAACGCATTATGAATGATTATGCGGATGGGGTTATTGCTCTGCCAGGAGGTTTTGGTACGTTGGAAGAGCTTTTTGAAATGATAACGTGGGGGCAGTTGGGTTTACATAAAAAACCCGTTGGTTTGTTAAATATTAATGGATTTTATAATCATTTAATTCAATTTGTGGATCACATGGTAGAAGAGGGGCTTCTGAAATCGGAAAATAGAGCCATGCTATTGGTTGCTGATACGATTGAGGAGCTGATTGAAAAGATGCAAAAGTACGAGGCACCAATGGTACAGAAGTGGATTGAGAGAGATGAAGTTTAGACAACAATCGTTACTAAAATAGATCTTTTTTTTCCAATAGCCTATTAGAAAAAAAAGTTAAATTGAATCGTTTGGTAATTATATGCTAGGTAGCTCCTTGTAGATCATTGTAGGGGCGCGTTGATTCTATTTTTAAAAGAAATGCCCGATCATTTGATTCGGGCATTTTTAGTTCAAAGACTTTCAAACAAATCTTTAAAAGTTGTATAAAAGTACTTTGCTTAATCCAGCAAGTAAGTATGCTGTTGCTGTCCCACATTTATAACGCCCGTTCCTACTTATAAAATATCCGAAAAATGTGACCTAATTGAATTTTGTTTCAGATAGCCCTATAGAAATTATGACCTGATTAAAGAGCTTTAAGATCCAATACTAAGTTGAATAGCTAATCATTCAGATCATTTTTTTTATAAATGGCAAGTTTTGAACAACATTTTCAACGAAATGAACAACAATTGATCGACCGATTGGGTGTATCTTTGTTATGGCTAGATGTTAGAGTCGTTTGGTCAGCAAAAATACAGCGCTGATCTTCGATTCGGGGGAATCCCCTATATTTTAACCGGCTTTGGGATTCCCCTAATTTAATCGTGAAAAGGAGATATTCTTCTCCCTACACAAAAGGCCCGATCGTATGATCGGGCCTCTTTTAATTTGTATGGCAATATATTTACAAGTGGTTTGCCCGCGCGGTAATTTCTGCTATATCTAACACTTCAATCGCTGATTCTTTTTCTTTGATCTTTACGCCATCTTTTAACATCGTCATACAAAAAGGACATGCTGCCGCAAGAACATCAGGCCGTGCATCAATGACTTCTTCAATACGTTCTATATTAATGTCTTTTAAACCTGGTTCTGGTTCTTTAAACATCTGACCGCCCCCTGCTCCACAACAGAGCCCGTTGCTCTTACAGCGCTTTAGTTCAATCAACTGGGCATCTAGGCTTTCCAATACCTTTCTTGGTGCTTCATACACTTCATTTGCACGGCCAAGGTAGCACGGGTCATGGTAGGTTATTTTTTTTCCTTTGAATACATTGTTGTCAGCTGGTTTCAACTTTCCATCATCGATCAGATTTTGGATCAATTGTGTATGATGAATGACCTCATAGTTTCCACCTAGCGACGGATATTCATTCTTCAATGTATTGAAACAGTGGGGACAGGCAGTAACTATTTTCTTAATTTCATAACCATTTAGTACTTCGATGTTCATCATGGCCTGCATTTGAAATAGAAATTCGTTTCCACTTCTTTTAGCCGGATCTCCGGTACACGTTTCTTCTGTACCTAAAATGGCATATTTTAAACCAACATGTGCTAATATTTTGCAGATATCGCGTGTAATTTTTTGTGCACGTTCATCAAAACTGCCAGCACAGCCAACCCAAAATAGTATATCCGGAGTTTCTCCTTTAGCCAACAGTTCAGCGACTGTCGGAACTTTTAATTCATTGTCCATCATAAAACTATTTTTGTTGAGTCCAATTAGCGCGATCCATTTGTGCATATTTCCACGGCGCGCCGTTGTTCTCAATATTTCCAAACATATTATTAATACTCGAAGGAGCTTGTGATTCTTCCATAATAGCAAAGCGACGAAGTTCAATAATAATTTCAAGGGGATTAATATTGACGGGGCACTGTTCTACGCATGCATTACAGCTCGTACAGGCCCATAATTCTTCCCGGCTGATATACGTATCAATTAAAGATTTCCCGTCATCTTGAAAGCTCCCGTTTGTTTTAATATTGGCGCCTACTTCGGTTAGTCGATCCCGTGTATCCATCATTATTTTTCGTGGCGATAGCAGCTTTCCTGTCATATTTGCAGGACAAGAAGATGTACAACGTCCACATTCCGTACAGGTATACGCATCCAATAAATTCTTCCAGGTTAAATCCTGTACATCTTTGGCTCCAAAACGTGCATTTGCATCTGTGGAAGGCGGAGTGAAACTAGGATCAAGCATCGCTTTTACCTCATTGGTGACAGCAGGCATATTTGATAGCTTGCCTTTGGCATTCAGATTCGAAAAATAAGTGTTTGGAAAAGCCAGAATAATATGTAGGTGTTTAGAATAGGGTAGGTAATTTAAGAAGGCGAGTACGCCTAGAATATGAAACCACCAGCAAAACCGTTCTATCAAAAATAATGTATCTGTTGAAGCTGGAAGGTAGGGAAGAAGATAATGGCTTATTGGAAACGAACCTACAGAGGTAAAATGTGCATAGCCATAGAGCTGCAATTTAAGATCAGAAGCGTTCATGAGTAAAAAAGCCGACATTAAAAGAATCTCTGTGATTAAAATAATATTTGCATCCGTCTTGGGCCAATTTTTCAATTCCAGGCTATTTAGACGAGCTACTTTAGCGATATTTCTCCTGATTAAGAAAATGATACACGATAGCAGCACGCTCAGCGCGAGCCATTCGAATGCTCCGATTAAAAAATTATAAAAGCTTCCTAAAAATGAAAAGATACGATGTGTGCCGAATAGTCCGTCTATAATAATTTCCAACATTTCAATGTTGATGATAACAAAACCGAGGTATACGAATAAATGCAAGACTGCAGGAAAAATTCGCTTAAACATTTTTTTTTGTCCAAAGGCAACAAGCAGCATCATCTTCCAACGCTCCGCCGCTTTATCCGAACGATCCGCTGGACGCCCCAGCTTGATGTTCCGATAAATCTCTTGAGCATTTTTGCTAAAAAAGAATAATGCTACAGCGAAACAAACTGCAAATATCAGTTGACCTATCATATGTTTGAATCTTGGTTATAAACAAATATACTATATTATTTTGTTATGCTAACATAGTAAAAATAAATCAAAAATGGAGATATAGCAATATTTTATTGAAATTTTAAATAGGTATTATGGAGGCTGATAAAAAAACGTCCAAAAATGATTATTTTTTTGGACGTTTTTTCTATATATACTCGATTAGTCTATCGCTGGACATCAGTGAAGGTTTGCTCTAAAATTTTGCGTATGGTTTTTTCAATGCGTTGTTTTCCTGCTTCGGTATTGATATCGATACCAAAAAAAGTACTTCCCGTAGATTTCGCCTGTAGGCTCATATAGTAAATGGAACTCACCAGAATAGCAAATGTCGCTCGAAGGTCGTTTTCCGAATTTTCGAACCTAGCGTCTATGTGTTTAAACAATTCTTCGCCAAGCATTTCTCTTTTTTCAGCGATGTTTTTTAACGCTTTTGTCTTCTCGCCTAATCCCCAATGAATGACTTTTTGTTTCGTTTTATCTTTTAAAAAGGTGTTAAACTGAGATTGAAGTAGTTCTTCTAGCGAGGAGATATTGATGGAGCTCGGGTTCGAGATCATTTGCTCTAAGACTCCCTTGTCTCCTAATTGCCAAAAGTCTTTTTGCGCCATATAAGCCTCCACTAGCTGATCAAGACCACCAAAATAATTCCATATTAATGCTTTGTTCAGCCCACATTCCAAAGCAATATTAGGACCATTCAACGCGTGATATCCTTTTTTCTGAATTACCTTTCCGACAGCTGCGATCATTCGAGCCTTAGTGCGTTCCTTGTCACGAATAGGACCGGAAGTCACCTTTCTTTCTTTTTTAGGATTATCCTCAATTACTTTTTTTTTCATGCGAATAAAATCAAATTAACGAAGAAGCATTCTTGGGTACCTTTCATTTGTCTATTAAAGAACAATTTTGGGACCACGAAGTTTTCATTAGGGTAGATATGTTTGTTTTTCTAGAGCAATATCCAAAATTTAGCTGGTAAATGCAAGAAAATCAAGTATGAGATTTTTAGTTTATCTTATTCTTTAGACTTAAGGGAAAGCTTTTTTGGAAGAATTGTACGATCTATTACAAATAAAATTGTGTTTGATTTATTGAAATGGAGTTTATATAAAAAAAGGATCATCCATACAGATGATCCTTTTTTTATATATCAAGTTATATACTAACTTATTTTCTTGCTGGAGCAGCAGCAGGAGCTGCCGTTGCTGAAATACCTAATTTAGTTTTTACAGCAGCAGTTAAATCTTCTCCACCTTGGAAGTAAGGGATATTTGTACTTGAAATATCAAATACATAAGCCATACCTTTTTCTTTAGAAACAGCATTTACAGCTTCGCCAACTTTTCTATGGATTGGAGCAATTAATTCTTCTTCTTTTTTATTTAAGTCTTCCTGAGCAGCTTGTTGAGCTGTTTGAATACGAGCTTGAATATCTTGCAATTCTTGACCTATCTTGTTGATTTCTGGATCAACTGTATCTTTATTTGCTTCACTTCTATTACGCAATTTATCGTTTGCATCTTTTTGTTTTGTTTGATAAATGGTAACCATATCTTGAATTTCTTTGGTTTTACCATCACTCAATGTTTTCAATTGCCCTTCAGCTGCTTTAAATTCAGATGTAGATTGAATTATTTCTGCAAAGTTGATATGACCAATCTTTTGTTGCGCATTTGCAAATTGAGTTGAGAAAAATACTGCCACTAAAGCAACCGCACCCTTTAATAAATTTTTCATGCTTTTCATTTTAATCTAATGAGCCATCACTATGGCAATCTTTTAGTTTTTTAATTAATTACTATTAATATTATTTGTGTTCACAATGATAATAAACTCCAGCCTAGTTTGCAAGACTAGGATTCGGTTTATACCCTAATTTTGTAATGACATCATTACTTTTATTCAATTTTGGATTAGCATAAAGAAAAGTTGACTCATTACCTTTATCCATAATAAAATCTACACCCTGTGCAGTAGCAACTTCTTGGATAGCTTTTGCTACACGATCTTGAATAGGCTTCATTAACTGTGCCCTTCTTTTAAAGAGGTCGCCTTCAAATCCAAATTTTTGTTTTTGATAGTCTTTTACTTCTTTTTCTCTTGTTACGATTTCATCCTCACGACGGCGGCGCATGTCTTCATTGAGTAAAACTTGATCTTTCTGGTATGCCTGATAGAGCTTTTCGATTTCCGCATACTTCTGATCAACTTCTTCTTGCCATTGTTTAGACAGATCATCCAGCTGCTTTTGCGCAGTTGTATATTCAGGAATATGTTTTAAGATATATTCTGAATCAGCATATGCAATTTGTTGAGCAAATGTCGCTGTAGCACTAACGACTACAAAAGCTATAACTAACAATAGTTTTTTCATATTTCCTGTAAGTTTTTATAGACTATACGTTTAATTGTTTAACACTAATTTACCTTATGACTTTTGATAATTCCAAAAGTTTAATTTGGTAAATTCGTTCTACGTAAATTTAACGCTCAAAAATAAGAAAAAAGAAGCAATCTAATAGATATTTGTCAGGTTTAACACTATTTAACTTGTTGGTCAGTCTACCATAATTCTTCTCCTAATGTTGGCAAGGTATTCTTTTTAGCGCTAACGTAAGGCAAGATTTTAAGGAAAACGTTTTTAAACAAAAAAGCTATCTACAATTTCTTGCGATAGCTTTTTTTTAAACTTTATGTCCAAATAGCTTGGAATCAACACGGACTAGAAACCGCCCATATTTTGCATGATACTGAATGTAAAGTTTTGTTTCCATGTACTGCTCGGCAAACCAGGGATAGGGTCGAATGCATGTCCATAGTCTATTCCCAACATACCAAAGATAGGTAAGAAGATACGGGCACCTACACCTGCAGAGCGGCGAACTTTAAATGGATTGTATTCGGTAAACTTGTTCCAGGTATTTGCGGCTTCAGCAAATGCCAAGACGTAAACAGTTGCCTGGTCATTTAACATAACCGGATGACGCAACTCCATTTGATATTTTGTGTAAATTGGGCTACCTGAATTTCGCGCTACATTCACATTCTGTGTCCCTTCAGGAATGATTACACCATTTGCATAACCACGTAGTGCAACAATTTCCGAACCTTGTAAGTAATCAAACCCTTGCATACCATCGCCCCCGACTTTAAAACGCTCGAACGTTGATATTTCAGTTTTGCTCGAATATTTACCTAAGAAACCAAATTGAGCTTGCGCTTTGAAAACAAGTTTACCAACAATTTTTGCATACCACTGCGAATCAAATTTCCATTTGTGATACTCAGTCCAACGGTAGCGTTCTTGCGCGGAACCATTTTTATAGTCAATGTTATTGAACAATGAATATGGAGGGGTCAATTGTACAGAAAATTTGATATTAGAGCCCGAAGTAGGATAGATAGGAGCATCGATCGAATTACGGCTAAATTCTTGTGTCAAGTTGATATTATAGGCTGTACCATTATCAAACAGGAAATAATTTCCATAGTTTTGTAGCTTATAGCGCTGGAATGACAAAGAAGTATTTGCCTGGAACCAGTTGTCTGGCCATTGCAAGCGTTTACCTAAAGTAGCCGTAACACCCGTCATCCAGATCCGGTTTAACTCTGAATCTTTAACAATTTGTTCTCCAGTATAATAGTTAAATCCTCCATAAGATGAGCTCGACGTATAGGCACTCAAGCCAAAATAAATTGGTTTTTTTCCACCTAGCCACGGCTCTGAGAACGAGAAGCTATACGATTGATAGCGTTTACCCGAAGTTTGCCCACGGACACTCAATTTCTGCCCATCCCCACGTGGCAAGGGTTTCCATGAACTTTTGTCAAAGAAATTGCTGGTAGAGAAGTTATTGAATGTTAATCCTAAGGTTCCGATAATCTGACCTGCACCATAACCACCAGAAAGTTCGACCTGATCCGAAGGTTTTTCTGTTACGTTATACACGATGTCCACTGTACCTTCTGCATAATTTAAATTGGTGGGTACCGGGTTGGTTTTCTGTTCATCAAAATTTCCCAGCTGCGCAATTTCACGCACACTTCGCATAATTTGTTCTTTTGAGAACTTTTGACCTGGTTTTGTGTAAATTGACCGTAATACAACACGGTCATTGGTAACATCATTACCTTTGACAATAACATTGTTGATTGTATATTGAGCCCCCTCATATACGCGTAAATTCAAATCGATGGTGTCGTTGTAAATACGGGTTTGTTCAGGGTCTACCGAAAAAGTAAGATATCCATCGTTCATATAGATGGAAGAGATGTCATCACTATTTTTTGTGGGCCCCATCAATTTTGCGGTTAATTTTTCTTCTGAAAAGACATCGCCACGTTTGATTCCTAAAATTTTGTTAAGTAAAGTGTCAGAATATTTTGCGTTACCTGTCCAGACAATATTACCTACATAATATTTAGGACCTTCATAGATGTCAAAATTAACTAACACATTTTTCTCACCCTCTCGAATAACAGTATCTTTAAGGATAGTCGCATCACGATATCCTTTGTCAGCCATTTTTTTGATGAGGTTTTCTTTACCTTCTTTGTATTTCTCTTCCTTGAATTTTCCTGGGCCAAAAATACGGTACCACATTTTTTGTTTGATAGGTTTGGCCATTTTTCTCAACTCTTTTTGGGAAAAATGCTCATTTCCCGTAAAAGTCATTTTTTTGACTCTAACCTTATGTTTTTTATCTACATCGGCAATAAGTATTTCATTATTAGCCTGTGCAGAGTCTTTTACCGTCTTTAACGTAATCTCCGGATATAAATAAGCTTTTTCTTTTAGAAAACGCTGAATAGTAGCACGTGTAGTATTCATCAAATTTTCATTGACGATTTTACCTGTGTTGCTATTTAAACGTTTGCGTACTTCTTCGGTTTGACTTTTACTTAAGCCATTGATGTCAATTCGAGTTAAACGGGGACGTTCTACTACACGAATGGTTAAAAATATATTTTCACCTTCAATTTTATCTGCCCATAATTCGACATCATCAAAGAGGCCTTGAGCCATCATATCCTTCACTACTTTTGCAGTTGCCTCACTTGGAACTTCCAAATATTGACCGACCGACAATTTAGATATGGTAATTAATACATTTTTATCTAAAAATTGTGTTCCAGTTATATCAATTGCACTAATTACATAGTTTTTGGGATTGAGATAGCTGATTTTTTCTGGGTCATTTAAATTGAAAGCACCTTTGTCCTGTCCGTAGACGAGCTGCATTGATGAGAGACCAAAAAATAGTATTACGGGTAGTATACGCTTCATTTATCTAAAATTATTGGCGCTAAAGTACACCAATCGTTTGTTAATTTTTGTTAATTAAGAAAATTTAACCAGCTTGTTTTCTTCAAATCAGTGGACAAATTTAATAAAATCATTTATAACTGCTCACTTGTTTTTCCAAACCTTCTTTCGCGCTGTTGGTAGTCTACTATTGATTTGTACAAATCCTCTTTAGTAAACTCAGGCCACATCTTATCTAAGAAGCATAGTTCTGAGTAAGCAATTTGCCAAAGTAGAAAGTTGCTTATTCTCAATTCTCCACTTGTACGTATGAGCAGATCAGGGTCTGGAAGGTTTTGCGTATAGAGGTTTGAAGCAAATGACTCATCGTCAATTTCATCTATAGTGAGTAGTCCATCTTTTACTTGTTGTGCTAGATTTCGAGTAGCATCTAGGATTTCTTGGCGGGAACTGTAGCTCAATGCTAACGTCAACGTACAGTGTTTATTTTCTTTCGTCGCTACTATGGTCTCTTGAAGCTTTTTTTGTGCATGTAAAGGTAGTTTGCTAATGTCGCCAATGACATTCAAGCGAACGCCATTTTCCTGAAAAGTTTTAATTTCTTTTTTGAGTGAAGAAACCAATAGCTCCATTAGCGCCATGACTTCTAGTTTAGGTCTATTCCAGTTTTCTGCAGAAAATGCGTAAAGTGTCAGAAATTTAATATTGGCTTTTACACATCCTTCTAAAGCTTCTCTCACTGCTTTTACACCATTTTGGTGCCCAAAAACACGAAGTTTTCCTTTCTGTTTTGCCCAGCGTCCATTTCCATCCATGATGATGGCGATATGCTGTGGCAACTTAATATTATCTATCTGATCTAAAAAACTCATTTTTGCTGTTTTCAATAAAATTAACACCTTAACGGTGATGCTGTTTCGGTGTGTTAAAACCTATGCTTTGTATTCTGTATTCCTATCAATGAATAGTGTTTGTTAAACTTTTTATCGAATGAATGATTTCATGCGCATTTCTCATAGGAACTTAATCATTCTACCGTCCTTTACTTCTTCCAAATATCGATTTTTAATTGGAAATTCAGAAGTACATTATATATAAAGATTGATTGAAATATCTTGGGCAATAAGTTTTGGTGCTTTTTTTCAACTAGCCTGAGCTAGTTTGAATTTAGTAATAGCTTAATAGTTCCTGACATCAATCCCCCAAAGTAATTTCTCTCGCAATGTGCTGAAAAAGCTCTCATGGGGAAGTCTAATGAGATTAATCGTAAATGGAGCCTGTTTAATCGTTAATTTTATGGATGTATCAATAGATTCATTTTTCGAATCACAGCTTAGAATGTATTGGTTGCTCCGGCTTTCTATTTCTAACTCCAGGGTAAACTGATTGGAAATGACAATCGGTCTAACATTAAGATTGTGAGGTGAAATAGGGGTTATCACGAAATTACCACTTTCGGGCATAATAATAGGTCCGCCACAACTCAGCGAGTATGCCGTGGAACCGGTAGGTGTAGCGATAATTAGTCCATCAGCCCAATATGAATTAAGCCATTCGCCATTGATGCGGGCGTTTACGGTAATCATAGCCGAGCTATCGTAACGAAATACCGTAATATCGTTCAGAGCGTAGTGATTACCTTGGAACAAATTTGTCTGCTCGGATTCGACAGAAAGCAATACACGCTTTTGTATGCTATAACGCTGGTTAAGAATGTCATCCAAAGAGTCTTCAAAATCATTTTTATTGATTGAGGCTAGGAAACCAAGTCGACCAAAATTCATTCCAGCGATTGGAATTCCAGAATCTTTTATTAGTGAAACGGCAGACAACATTGTTCCATCCCCACCCAAACTCAGCATAATGTGGATACAACCTTTAATTTCCTGGTACGTATTGTATGTTAAGAAATTAAAATCACATTCAAACTGTGTGATGAGAAATTTATGGAATGGTTCATACACCCAAATTTCAATATTTTTATCTACAAGATATTCAAACAAGTGTTTCACATGTGTTATAACAGAGGGTTGAAACTCTCTTCCATATATTGCGATTCTCATATTGTTTTCAATTTTAATGGGGGCAAAGATGAGAAAAAAATAATTCTAATTATATGTTGATGTAATTCATGAGCTGTTGATAGCGGTCGGCAGTGTCATCGAAGGATGCTATCGTATTGTGAGTTTCCAAAATTATGTAGTTGTGTCGCAAAAATGAATTGAGCAAAGCACCAATATTTGATTTGTCTATTTTTAGTGTAACTTCAATATTATCGGTGTCCAAATTTATTTTGGTAGCACAATTGAGAATTCTGCAATTATCACTTTCCACGAGATGCGCAATTTGAGACAATGAAAAATCATGTAGTCCGATGGCTAAGACAATAATTGCGCCCGATTCATTCTGTGATTGAATCAAACTGATTGCTTTTAAGACATCTAACTGCGTACAGACTCCAATATATTTGTTGTCCTGGTCCAAAATAGGAACAATTGTACTATTGTACACAGTCATCATCACCAGGGCATCATAAGGATGTTGATTAAACTTTAACGGTATTGGAACTGTATTTATGGGGATGGAAGAAAGCAATGCTTCCTCGTCTTCGGCTTCCAATAAAATGGTTTCATTGACCAAGCCAATATATTCGTCACCATTTAAAACAATTAATTCTTTACAAAGCATATCTTGGAGCTTTTCGAGCGCCTGTTGTATTGAATCAGCATTTTGAATGCTGAAATCTGCGTTTGAAAGAAATTGACTTATTAGCATATCCAAACTTAATAAAAAAACTAGGTCAAAAGAAATTTTCGAAGATGAGATTTCTGCTTAATTGTTTGAGTTGCTGAAGCACTTCAAAAACTCAGGCAAAAGGACAGATTGCATAATCGCAAATAAGTACATTTTTAAAGTTTAAAATTGTACTTTTATTACCGTTCTGTTATTATTTTTGTCAGCGAATTGAGAAAGGCTTGGTTAGAAGCCTTTCTAAAGATGTAATTTCTAATCAGAAAAATAGGATTGATGACCACAAGCGAGAATAAAAAATTTATTGATATACGTGAAGTTATTCACAAAAAGAACGCGGGGCTTGCTAAATGGATTCCGTCTTTTTTAATGAATTATTTAAAAAGGACAATTCATGAAGATGAGATAAATGATATTATGACACGCTTTGCAGACCTTCAGGGATTGGATTTTGTTGATGCTCTGATCAATGATCTGGATGTAAAGGTCAATTTGTACGGTGCGGAAAATATTCCAGCATCGGATCCTGTAATTTTTGCATCCAATCATCCTTTGGGCGGATTGGACGGTATCGCATTTATGCATGCTATTGGTAAGCACCGGCGTGACGTCAAATTTTTAGTGAATGATATTCTATTAAATATAGGCAATTTGAGACCCCTCTTTGTGGGTGTAAACAAGCTCGGAGGGCAAGGAAAACAGGCTATTACAGCGATTGAAGAAGCTTATGGTGCCGATGACGCGCTATTGGTATTTCCAGCTGGTTTGGTTTCCAGAAAACAAAAAGATGGCCATATTGAGGATCTTGAATGGAAGAAAAGTTTCATCAGTAAGGCAAAAAAATATAAAAAAGATGTCATTCCAGTGTTAATCGACGGTAAAAACTCTAAGTTTTTTTATAATTTTGCAAGGCTTAGACAGAAAATAGGTCTTAAGGTAAACATTGAAATGTTATATTTACCTGATGAAATGTTTGCTCAACGTGGGCATACCGTTAATATTATAGTAGGAGAACGAATCCCTTATACAGCGTTTGATCAATCAAAAAACGAAAAAACTTGGGCTGAGGAAGTGAAAAGAAGGGTTTATGGATTGGCTCAAGAAAAATAGAATTTATGCAAGAAATTATACCTCCAGTTGATAGAGCATTATTGAAGACCGAATTGAATAAAGACGTTTTCTTACGATATACCAACAATGGAAATAACGAGATATATTTAATCAACTATCATAATTCGCCGAATGTCATGCGGGAAATTGGGCGTTTACGTGAGTTGACTTTTCGTGGGGCAGGCGGAGGTACAGGACTTTCAATTGATATTGATGAAAATGATACCTGCGAAGATTGTTACGATCAGTTGATCGCATGGA encodes the following:
- a CDS encoding (Fe-S)-binding protein; the encoded protein is MDNELKVPTVAELLAKGETPDILFWVGCAGSFDERAQKITRDICKILAHVGLKYAILGTEETCTGDPAKRSGNEFLFQMQAMMNIEVLNGYEIKKIVTACPHCFNTLKNEYPSLGGNYEVIHHTQLIQNLIDDGKLKPADNNVFKGKKITYHDPCYLGRANEVYEAPRKVLESLDAQLIELKRCKSNGLCCGAGGGQMFKEPEPGLKDINIERIEEVIDARPDVLAAACPFCMTMLKDGVKIKEKESAIEVLDIAEITARANHL
- a CDS encoding OmpH family outer membrane protein, whose product is MKNLLKGAVALVAVFFSTQFANAQQKIGHINFAEIIQSTSEFKAAEGQLKTLSDGKTKEIQDMVTIYQTKQKDANDKLRNRSEANKDTVDPEINKIGQELQDIQARIQTAQQAAQEDLNKKEEELIAPIHRKVGEAVNAVSKEKGMAYVFDISSTNIPYFQGGEDLTAAVKTKLGISATAAPAAAPARK
- a CDS encoding (Fe-S)-binding protein yields the protein MIGQLIFAVCFAVALFFFSKNAQEIYRNIKLGRPADRSDKAAERWKMMLLVAFGQKKMFKRIFPAVLHLFVYLGFVIINIEMLEIIIDGLFGTHRIFSFLGSFYNFLIGAFEWLALSVLLSCIIFLIRRNIAKVARLNSLELKNWPKTDANIILITEILLMSAFLLMNASDLKLQLYGYAHFTSVGSFPISHYLLPYLPASTDTLFLIERFCWWFHILGVLAFLNYLPYSKHLHIILAFPNTYFSNLNAKGKLSNMPAVTNEVKAMLDPSFTPPSTDANARFGAKDVQDLTWKNLLDAYTCTECGRCTSSCPANMTGKLLSPRKIMMDTRDRLTEVGANIKTNGSFQDDGKSLIDTYISREELWACTSCNACVEQCPVNINPLEIIIELRRFAIMEESQAPSSINNMFGNIENNGAPWKYAQMDRANWTQQK
- a CDS encoding OmpH family outer membrane protein; the encoded protein is MKKLLLVIAFVVVSATATFAQQIAYADSEYILKHIPEYTTAQKQLDDLSKQWQEEVDQKYAEIEKLYQAYQKDQVLLNEDMRRRREDEIVTREKEVKDYQKQKFGFEGDLFKRRAQLMKPIQDRVAKAIQEVATAQGVDFIMDKGNESTFLYANPKLNKSNDVITKLGYKPNPSLAN
- a CDS encoding TetR/AcrR family transcriptional regulator; the protein is MKKKVIEDNPKKERKVTSGPIRDKERTKARMIAAVGKVIQKKGYHALNGPNIALECGLNKALIWNYFGGLDQLVEAYMAQKDFWQLGDKGVLEQMISNPSSINISSLEELLQSQFNTFLKDKTKQKVIHWGLGEKTKALKNIAEKREMLGEELFKHIDARFENSENDLRATFAILVSSIYYMSLQAKSTGSTFFGIDINTEAGKQRIEKTIRKILEQTFTDVQR
- a CDS encoding TIGR00730 family Rossman fold protein; translated protein: MNKVKSIVVFCASSLGNSAIYEVQASHVGQVLAKSGIRLVYGGGRVGLMGAVANGALAQEGEVIGVIPDFLNSKEREHTGVTKLITVDTMHDRKRIMNDYADGVIALPGGFGTLEELFEMITWGQLGLHKKPVGLLNINGFYNHLIQFVDHMVEEGLLKSENRAMLLVADTIEELIEKMQKYEAPMVQKWIERDEV